One segment of Oncorhynchus keta strain PuntledgeMale-10-30-2019 unplaced genomic scaffold, Oket_V2 Un_contig_1599_pilon_pilon, whole genome shotgun sequence DNA contains the following:
- the LOC118373884 gene encoding lethal(3)malignant brain tumor-like protein 3 isoform X2: MRIASTIQLKIRVKTETSAGGGEQGEMTDTPPSDGPSQGAEFDMMGALDWQDGIATLPGSDIKFRMTEFGTLEIVTEPEVKEAGPTPQNPAQSKSPTPPPEAQSESSAASSAAKAQGPVLLSLEEGPTVEEPRVEVGPRAEAEVGPRAEAEVGPRAEAEVGPRAEAEVGPRAEAEVGPRAEAEVGPRAEAGPRAEAGPRAEAGPRAEAGPRAEAGPRAEAGPRAEAGPRAAMASCRSCGGSGPLESFLQGKYCSSICVQPSSGRSSPGERREREGGEVGLGKRVRKKRKIYMDSGDEDEDNQEEEEDKSKAVKGRRAAKLAKLVTAPPNKKRSWSWPSYMEEEKAIAAPLKLFKEHQSFPQSRNAFKVGMKLEGLDPCHPSLFCVLSVAEVQGYRARLHFDGYPECYDFWVNADTWDVKPAGWCEKMGHKLLLPKGCKDGEFNWNMYVKNCRGQLAPKHLFKSLNTSVTPSGFRAGMKLEAVDKKNPYLICVASIAAAVDNRLLIHFDNWDDTYDYWCDASSPYIHPVGYCEEAELTLTTPAEYKHPRSFSWDKYMEETGTQAAPARAFKLRPCHGFQAGMKLEAVDKRNPMLIRVATIAEVEDHRLRIHFDGWSEEYDYWVDADCPDLHPVGWCQKTSHPLQHPSNGSTDMLVLPGQGCPTPGCNGVGHIRGPRYGTHYTGVSCPYSEMNLNREGQVPDRLSGERPMTLSGPHHRGRRPDPPPHTQTNSPTTPEQPEPADDSPQTSVTRGPTVDEGERSRCSSQSEPPGGSTEPVNDGAKAKRSAPVPKYLKLHVVKQESGDGKDSPSLQQALHESVFSPGGSSSPPHRVALCWDKHCQLLPEVLGLTAKRVATWTADEVASFVKGLPGCKEHAATFRTEQMDGEAFLLLTQADIVKILSIKLGPALKIYNAILMLKNADEE, translated from the exons ATGCGCATTGCATCCACTATCCAGCTCAAAATAAGAGTTAAAACAGAAACGAG tgcaggaggaggagagcagggagagatgaCTGACACCCCGCCCAGCGATGGCCCCTCCCAGGGGGCAGAGTTTGACATGATGGGTGCTCTGGACTGGCAGGACGGCATCGCCACACTGCCCGGCAGCGACATCaag TTCCGTATGACAGAGTTTGGAACTTTGGAGATCGTGACAGAGCCAGAGGTCAAAGAGGCAGGGCCAACCCCCCAGAACCCTGCCCAGTCGAAAAGTCCCACCCCTCCACCAGAGGCCCAATCAGAGAGCAGTGCAGCCTCTTCTGCAGCCAAGG CTCAAGGCCCTGTGCTTCTGTCTCTAGAGGAGGGTCCCACTGTGGAGGAGCCGAGAGTGGAGGTTGGCCCCAGGGCGGAGGCGGAGGTTGGCCCCAGGGCGGAGGCGGAGGTTGGCCCCAGGGCGGAGGCGGAGGTTGGCCCCAGGGCGGAGGCGGAGGTTGGCCCCAGGGCGGAGGCGGAGGTTGGCCCCAGGGCGGAGGCGGAGGTTGGCCCCAGGGCGGAGGCGGGCCCCAGGGCGGAGGCGGGCCCCAGGGCGGAGGCGGGCCCCAGGGCGGAGGCGGGCCCCAGGGCGGAG GCGGGCCCCAGGGCGGAGGCGGGCCCCAGGGCGGAGGCGGGCCCCAGGGCTGCGATGGCTAGCTGTAGGTCGTGTGGGGGCTCCGGTCCACTGGAGAGTTTCCTCCAGGGCAAATACTGCAGCTCCATTTGTGTCCAGCCCTCCAGTGGCAG GTCATCACccggagagcggagggagagagaggggggggaggtgGGACTGGGGAAACgagtgaggaagaagaggaagatctACATGGACTCTGGTGATGAAGACGAAGACaaccaggaggaggaagag GACAAGTCCAAGGCTGTCAAAGGGAGGAGAGCTGCTAAGCTGGCCAAGCTAG TGACAGCCCCACCCAATAAGAAGCGATCCTGGAGCTGGCCCTCCtacatggaggaggagaaggctaTAGCTGCCCCCCTTAAACTGTTCAAGGAG CACCAGTCGTTCCCTCAGAGCAGGAATGCCTTCAAAGTGGGGATGAAGTTAGAAGGACTGGACCCCtgtcacccctctctgttctgtGTGCTCAGTGTTGCTGAG gtccAGGGTTATAGGGCAAGGCTTCATTTCGACGGGTATCCAGAGTGCTATGACTTCTGGGTAAATGCTGACACCTGGGATGTAAAGCCGGCAGGCTGGTGTGAGAAGATGGGACACAAGCTGCTACTGCCGAAAG GTTGTAAGGATGGGGAGTTCAACTGGAACATGTATGTGAAGAACTGCAGAGGTCAGCTGGCCCCCAAACACCTCTTCAAGAGCCTCAACACG tcGGTGACTCCGTCAGGGTTCCGTGCGGGTATGAAGCTAGAGGCGGTGGATAAGAAGAACCCATATCTGATCTGCGTAGCGTCCATCGCGGCTGCTGTTGACAACAGACTCCTCATACACTTTGACAACTGGGACGACACCTATGACTACTGGTGTGATGCCAGCAGTCCCTACATCCACCCTGTAGGCTACTGTGAGGAGGCTGAGCTGACCCTCACCACCCCtgctg AGTATAAGCACCCGAGGAGTTTTTCCTGGGAtaaatacatggaggagactggcACACAGGCAGCCCCTGCACGTGCCTTCAAACTG CGTCCGTGCCATGGGTTCCAGGCTGGAATGAAGCTGGAAGCCGTCGATAAGAGGAATCCCATGCTCATCCGCGTAGCAACCATCGCAGAGGTGGAGGACCACCGACTGAGG aTCCATTTCGATGGCTGGAGTGAGGAGTATGACTACTGGGTGGATGCTgactgcccagacctgcaccctGTGGGCTGGTGTCAGAAGACTAGTCATCCCCTACAACACCCCTCCAATG GCTCCACTGATATGCTGGTCCTCCCAGGGCAGGGCTGTCCTACCCCAGGATGCAATGGGGTTGGTCACATCCGTGGACCGCGCTACGGAACCCACTACAC gggggtgagCTGTCCGTACTCGGAGATGAACCTGAACAGGGAGGGCCAGGTACCAGACCGTCTGAGTGGAGAACGACCTATGACCCTGAGTGGACCTCATCACCGTGGGCGACGCCCAGACCCTCCTCCACACACCCAGACAAACAGCCCCACCACACCGGAGCAGCCCGAGCCTGCAGACGACTCCCCTCAGACCAG TGTAACTAGGGGGCCGACTGTTGACGAGGGTGAACGATCCAGGTGCAGCAGTCAGAGTGAGCCACCAGGGGGCTCCACCGAGCCCGTCAACGACGGAGCCAAGGCCAAGAG GTCTGCTCCAGTCCCAAAGTATCTGAAGCTGCACGTCGTCAAGCAGGAGAGTGGAGATGGGAAAG acTCCCCGTCTCTCCAGCAGGCACTCCATGAGTCAGTGTTCTCCCCGGGtggctcctcctctccccctcacagGGTGGCTCTGTGCTGGGACAAACACTGCCAGCTGCTCCCTGAGGTCCTGGGCCTCACAGCTAAGAGAGTTGCAACCTGGACCGCCGACGAG GTGGCCAGTTTTGTCAAAGGGCTCCCGGGCTGTAAAGAGCATGCTGCCACCTTCAGGACAGAG CAAATGGATGGAGAGGCCTTCCTGCTTCTCACCCAAGCAGACATAGTCAAGATCCTGTCAATCAAACTAGGCCCCGCCCTCAAGATATACAACGCCATACTCATGCTGAAGAACGCTGATGAGGAGTGA
- the LOC118373884 gene encoding lethal(3)malignant brain tumor-like protein 3 isoform X3, which translates to MTDTPPSDGPSQGAEFDMMGALDWQDGIATLPGSDIKFRMTEFGTLEIVTEPEVKEAGPTPQNPAQSKSPTPPPEAQSESSAASSAAKAQGPVLLSLEEGPTVEEPRVEVGPRAEAEVGPRAEAEVGPRAEAEVGPRAEAEVGPRAEAEVGPRAEAEVGPRAEAGPRAEAGPRAEAGPRAEAGPRAEAPRAEAGPRAEAGPRAEAGPRAEAGPRAAMASCRSCGGSGPLESFLQGKYCSSICVQPSSGRSSPGERREREGGEVGLGKRVRKKRKIYMDSGDEDEDNQEEEEDKSKAVKGRRAAKLAKLVTAPPNKKRSWSWPSYMEEEKAIAAPLKLFKEHQSFPQSRNAFKVGMKLEGLDPCHPSLFCVLSVAEVQGYRARLHFDGYPECYDFWVNADTWDVKPAGWCEKMGHKLLLPKGCKDGEFNWNMYVKNCRGQLAPKHLFKSLNTSVTPSGFRAGMKLEAVDKKNPYLICVASIAAAVDNRLLIHFDNWDDTYDYWCDASSPYIHPVGYCEEAELTLTTPAEYKHPRSFSWDKYMEETGTQAAPARAFKLRPCHGFQAGMKLEAVDKRNPMLIRVATIAEVEDHRLRIHFDGWSEEYDYWVDADCPDLHPVGWCQKTSHPLQHPSNGSTDMLVLPGQGCPTPGCNGVGHIRGPRYGTHYTGVSCPYSEMNLNREGQVPDRLSGERPMTLSGPHHRGRRPDPPPHTQTNSPTTPEQPEPADDSPQTSVTRGPTVDEGERSRCSSQSEPPGGSTEPVNDGAKAKRSAPVPKYLKLHVVKQESGDGKDSPSLQQALHESVFSPGGSSSPPHRVALCWDKHCQLLPEVLGLTAKRVATWTADEVASFVKGLPGCKEHAATFRTEQMDGEAFLLLTQADIVKILSIKLGPALKIYNAILMLKNADEE; encoded by the exons atgaCTGACACCCCGCCCAGCGATGGCCCCTCCCAGGGGGCAGAGTTTGACATGATGGGTGCTCTGGACTGGCAGGACGGCATCGCCACACTGCCCGGCAGCGACATCaag TTCCGTATGACAGAGTTTGGAACTTTGGAGATCGTGACAGAGCCAGAGGTCAAAGAGGCAGGGCCAACCCCCCAGAACCCTGCCCAGTCGAAAAGTCCCACCCCTCCACCAGAGGCCCAATCAGAGAGCAGTGCAGCCTCTTCTGCAGCCAAGG CTCAAGGCCCTGTGCTTCTGTCTCTAGAGGAGGGTCCCACTGTGGAGGAGCCGAGAGTGGAGGTTGGCCCCAGGGCGGAGGCGGAGGTTGGCCCCAGGGCGGAGGCGGAGGTTGGCCCCAGGGCGGAGGCGGAGGTTGGCCCCAGGGCGGAGGCGGAGGTTGGCCCCAGGGCGGAGGCGGAGGTTGGCCCCAGGGCGGAGGCGGAGGTTGGCCCCAGGGCGGAGGCGGGCCCCAGGGCGGAGGCGGGCCCCAGGGCGGAGGCGGGCCCCAGGGCGGAGGCGGGCCCCAGGGCGGAGGCCCCCAGGGCGGAGGCGGGCCCCAGGGCGGAGGCGGGCCCCAGGGCGGAGGCGGGCCCCAGGGCGGAGGCGGGCCCCAGGGCTGCGATGGCTAGCTGTAGGTCGTGTGGGGGCTCCGGTCCACTGGAGAGTTTCCTCCAGGGCAAATACTGCAGCTCCATTTGTGTCCAGCCCTCCAGTGGCAG GTCATCACccggagagcggagggagagagaggggggggaggtgGGACTGGGGAAACgagtgaggaagaagaggaagatctACATGGACTCTGGTGATGAAGACGAAGACaaccaggaggaggaagag GACAAGTCCAAGGCTGTCAAAGGGAGGAGAGCTGCTAAGCTGGCCAAGCTAG TGACAGCCCCACCCAATAAGAAGCGATCCTGGAGCTGGCCCTCCtacatggaggaggagaaggctaTAGCTGCCCCCCTTAAACTGTTCAAGGAG CACCAGTCGTTCCCTCAGAGCAGGAATGCCTTCAAAGTGGGGATGAAGTTAGAAGGACTGGACCCCtgtcacccctctctgttctgtGTGCTCAGTGTTGCTGAG gtccAGGGTTATAGGGCAAGGCTTCATTTCGACGGGTATCCAGAGTGCTATGACTTCTGGGTAAATGCTGACACCTGGGATGTAAAGCCGGCAGGCTGGTGTGAGAAGATGGGACACAAGCTGCTACTGCCGAAAG GTTGTAAGGATGGGGAGTTCAACTGGAACATGTATGTGAAGAACTGCAGAGGTCAGCTGGCCCCCAAACACCTCTTCAAGAGCCTCAACACG tcGGTGACTCCGTCAGGGTTCCGTGCGGGTATGAAGCTAGAGGCGGTGGATAAGAAGAACCCATATCTGATCTGCGTAGCGTCCATCGCGGCTGCTGTTGACAACAGACTCCTCATACACTTTGACAACTGGGACGACACCTATGACTACTGGTGTGATGCCAGCAGTCCCTACATCCACCCTGTAGGCTACTGTGAGGAGGCTGAGCTGACCCTCACCACCCCtgctg AGTATAAGCACCCGAGGAGTTTTTCCTGGGAtaaatacatggaggagactggcACACAGGCAGCCCCTGCACGTGCCTTCAAACTG CGTCCGTGCCATGGGTTCCAGGCTGGAATGAAGCTGGAAGCCGTCGATAAGAGGAATCCCATGCTCATCCGCGTAGCAACCATCGCAGAGGTGGAGGACCACCGACTGAGG aTCCATTTCGATGGCTGGAGTGAGGAGTATGACTACTGGGTGGATGCTgactgcccagacctgcaccctGTGGGCTGGTGTCAGAAGACTAGTCATCCCCTACAACACCCCTCCAATG GCTCCACTGATATGCTGGTCCTCCCAGGGCAGGGCTGTCCTACCCCAGGATGCAATGGGGTTGGTCACATCCGTGGACCGCGCTACGGAACCCACTACAC gggggtgagCTGTCCGTACTCGGAGATGAACCTGAACAGGGAGGGCCAGGTACCAGACCGTCTGAGTGGAGAACGACCTATGACCCTGAGTGGACCTCATCACCGTGGGCGACGCCCAGACCCTCCTCCACACACCCAGACAAACAGCCCCACCACACCGGAGCAGCCCGAGCCTGCAGACGACTCCCCTCAGACCAG TGTAACTAGGGGGCCGACTGTTGACGAGGGTGAACGATCCAGGTGCAGCAGTCAGAGTGAGCCACCAGGGGGCTCCACCGAGCCCGTCAACGACGGAGCCAAGGCCAAGAG GTCTGCTCCAGTCCCAAAGTATCTGAAGCTGCACGTCGTCAAGCAGGAGAGTGGAGATGGGAAAG acTCCCCGTCTCTCCAGCAGGCACTCCATGAGTCAGTGTTCTCCCCGGGtggctcctcctctccccctcacagGGTGGCTCTGTGCTGGGACAAACACTGCCAGCTGCTCCCTGAGGTCCTGGGCCTCACAGCTAAGAGAGTTGCAACCTGGACCGCCGACGAG GTGGCCAGTTTTGTCAAAGGGCTCCCGGGCTGTAAAGAGCATGCTGCCACCTTCAGGACAGAG CAAATGGATGGAGAGGCCTTCCTGCTTCTCACCCAAGCAGACATAGTCAAGATCCTGTCAATCAAACTAGGCCCCGCCCTCAAGATATACAACGCCATACTCATGCTGAAGAACGCTGATGAGGAGTGA
- the LOC118373884 gene encoding lethal(3)malignant brain tumor-like protein 3 isoform X1 produces MRIASTIQLKIRVKTETSAGGGEQGEMTDTPPSDGPSQGAEFDMMGALDWQDGIATLPGSDIKFRMTEFGTLEIVTEPEVKEAGPTPQNPAQSKSPTPPPEAQSESSAASSAAKAQGPVLLSLEEGPTVEEPRVEVGPRAEAEVGPRAEAEVGPRAEAEVGPRAEAEVGPRAEAEVGPRAEAEVGPRAEAGPRAEAGPRAEAGPRAEAGPRAEAPRAEAGPRAEAGPRAEAGPRAEAGPRAAMASCRSCGGSGPLESFLQGKYCSSICVQPSSGRSSPGERREREGGEVGLGKRVRKKRKIYMDSGDEDEDNQEEEEDKSKAVKGRRAAKLAKLVTAPPNKKRSWSWPSYMEEEKAIAAPLKLFKEHQSFPQSRNAFKVGMKLEGLDPCHPSLFCVLSVAEVQGYRARLHFDGYPECYDFWVNADTWDVKPAGWCEKMGHKLLLPKGCKDGEFNWNMYVKNCRGQLAPKHLFKSLNTSVTPSGFRAGMKLEAVDKKNPYLICVASIAAAVDNRLLIHFDNWDDTYDYWCDASSPYIHPVGYCEEAELTLTTPAEYKHPRSFSWDKYMEETGTQAAPARAFKLRPCHGFQAGMKLEAVDKRNPMLIRVATIAEVEDHRLRIHFDGWSEEYDYWVDADCPDLHPVGWCQKTSHPLQHPSNGSTDMLVLPGQGCPTPGCNGVGHIRGPRYGTHYTGVSCPYSEMNLNREGQVPDRLSGERPMTLSGPHHRGRRPDPPPHTQTNSPTTPEQPEPADDSPQTSVTRGPTVDEGERSRCSSQSEPPGGSTEPVNDGAKAKRSAPVPKYLKLHVVKQESGDGKDSPSLQQALHESVFSPGGSSSPPHRVALCWDKHCQLLPEVLGLTAKRVATWTADEVASFVKGLPGCKEHAATFRTEQMDGEAFLLLTQADIVKILSIKLGPALKIYNAILMLKNADEE; encoded by the exons ATGCGCATTGCATCCACTATCCAGCTCAAAATAAGAGTTAAAACAGAAACGAG tgcaggaggaggagagcagggagagatgaCTGACACCCCGCCCAGCGATGGCCCCTCCCAGGGGGCAGAGTTTGACATGATGGGTGCTCTGGACTGGCAGGACGGCATCGCCACACTGCCCGGCAGCGACATCaag TTCCGTATGACAGAGTTTGGAACTTTGGAGATCGTGACAGAGCCAGAGGTCAAAGAGGCAGGGCCAACCCCCCAGAACCCTGCCCAGTCGAAAAGTCCCACCCCTCCACCAGAGGCCCAATCAGAGAGCAGTGCAGCCTCTTCTGCAGCCAAGG CTCAAGGCCCTGTGCTTCTGTCTCTAGAGGAGGGTCCCACTGTGGAGGAGCCGAGAGTGGAGGTTGGCCCCAGGGCGGAGGCGGAGGTTGGCCCCAGGGCGGAGGCGGAGGTTGGCCCCAGGGCGGAGGCGGAGGTTGGCCCCAGGGCGGAGGCGGAGGTTGGCCCCAGGGCGGAGGCGGAGGTTGGCCCCAGGGCGGAGGCGGAGGTTGGCCCCAGGGCGGAGGCGGGCCCCAGGGCGGAGGCGGGCCCCAGGGCGGAGGCGGGCCCCAGGGCGGAGGCGGGCCCCAGGGCGGAGGCCCCCAGGGCGGAGGCGGGCCCCAGGGCGGAGGCGGGCCCCAGGGCGGAGGCGGGCCCCAGGGCGGAGGCGGGCCCCAGGGCTGCGATGGCTAGCTGTAGGTCGTGTGGGGGCTCCGGTCCACTGGAGAGTTTCCTCCAGGGCAAATACTGCAGCTCCATTTGTGTCCAGCCCTCCAGTGGCAG GTCATCACccggagagcggagggagagagaggggggggaggtgGGACTGGGGAAACgagtgaggaagaagaggaagatctACATGGACTCTGGTGATGAAGACGAAGACaaccaggaggaggaagag GACAAGTCCAAGGCTGTCAAAGGGAGGAGAGCTGCTAAGCTGGCCAAGCTAG TGACAGCCCCACCCAATAAGAAGCGATCCTGGAGCTGGCCCTCCtacatggaggaggagaaggctaTAGCTGCCCCCCTTAAACTGTTCAAGGAG CACCAGTCGTTCCCTCAGAGCAGGAATGCCTTCAAAGTGGGGATGAAGTTAGAAGGACTGGACCCCtgtcacccctctctgttctgtGTGCTCAGTGTTGCTGAG gtccAGGGTTATAGGGCAAGGCTTCATTTCGACGGGTATCCAGAGTGCTATGACTTCTGGGTAAATGCTGACACCTGGGATGTAAAGCCGGCAGGCTGGTGTGAGAAGATGGGACACAAGCTGCTACTGCCGAAAG GTTGTAAGGATGGGGAGTTCAACTGGAACATGTATGTGAAGAACTGCAGAGGTCAGCTGGCCCCCAAACACCTCTTCAAGAGCCTCAACACG tcGGTGACTCCGTCAGGGTTCCGTGCGGGTATGAAGCTAGAGGCGGTGGATAAGAAGAACCCATATCTGATCTGCGTAGCGTCCATCGCGGCTGCTGTTGACAACAGACTCCTCATACACTTTGACAACTGGGACGACACCTATGACTACTGGTGTGATGCCAGCAGTCCCTACATCCACCCTGTAGGCTACTGTGAGGAGGCTGAGCTGACCCTCACCACCCCtgctg AGTATAAGCACCCGAGGAGTTTTTCCTGGGAtaaatacatggaggagactggcACACAGGCAGCCCCTGCACGTGCCTTCAAACTG CGTCCGTGCCATGGGTTCCAGGCTGGAATGAAGCTGGAAGCCGTCGATAAGAGGAATCCCATGCTCATCCGCGTAGCAACCATCGCAGAGGTGGAGGACCACCGACTGAGG aTCCATTTCGATGGCTGGAGTGAGGAGTATGACTACTGGGTGGATGCTgactgcccagacctgcaccctGTGGGCTGGTGTCAGAAGACTAGTCATCCCCTACAACACCCCTCCAATG GCTCCACTGATATGCTGGTCCTCCCAGGGCAGGGCTGTCCTACCCCAGGATGCAATGGGGTTGGTCACATCCGTGGACCGCGCTACGGAACCCACTACAC gggggtgagCTGTCCGTACTCGGAGATGAACCTGAACAGGGAGGGCCAGGTACCAGACCGTCTGAGTGGAGAACGACCTATGACCCTGAGTGGACCTCATCACCGTGGGCGACGCCCAGACCCTCCTCCACACACCCAGACAAACAGCCCCACCACACCGGAGCAGCCCGAGCCTGCAGACGACTCCCCTCAGACCAG TGTAACTAGGGGGCCGACTGTTGACGAGGGTGAACGATCCAGGTGCAGCAGTCAGAGTGAGCCACCAGGGGGCTCCACCGAGCCCGTCAACGACGGAGCCAAGGCCAAGAG GTCTGCTCCAGTCCCAAAGTATCTGAAGCTGCACGTCGTCAAGCAGGAGAGTGGAGATGGGAAAG acTCCCCGTCTCTCCAGCAGGCACTCCATGAGTCAGTGTTCTCCCCGGGtggctcctcctctccccctcacagGGTGGCTCTGTGCTGGGACAAACACTGCCAGCTGCTCCCTGAGGTCCTGGGCCTCACAGCTAAGAGAGTTGCAACCTGGACCGCCGACGAG GTGGCCAGTTTTGTCAAAGGGCTCCCGGGCTGTAAAGAGCATGCTGCCACCTTCAGGACAGAG CAAATGGATGGAGAGGCCTTCCTGCTTCTCACCCAAGCAGACATAGTCAAGATCCTGTCAATCAAACTAGGCCCCGCCCTCAAGATATACAACGCCATACTCATGCTGAAGAACGCTGATGAGGAGTGA
- the LOC118373884 gene encoding lethal(3)malignant brain tumor-like protein 3 isoform X6: MRIASTIQLKIRVKTETSAGGGEQGEMTDTPPSDGPSQGAEFDMMGALDWQDGIATLPGSDIKFRMTEFGTLEIVTEPEVKEAGPTPQNPAQSKSPTPPPEAQSESSAASSAAKAQGPVLLSLEEGPTVEEPRVEVGPRAEAEVGPRAEAEVGPRAEAEVGPRAEAEVGPRAEAEVGPRAEAEVGPRAEAGPRAEAGPRAEAGPRAEAGPRAEAPRAEAGPRAEAGPRAEAGPRAEAGPRAAMASCRSCGGSGPLESFLQGKYCSSICVQPSSGRSSPGERREREGGEVGLGKRVRKKRKIYMDSGDEDEDNQEEEEDKSKAVKGRRAAKLAKLVTAPPNKKRSWSWPSYMEEEKAIAAPLKLFKEHQSFPQSRNAFKVGMKLEGLDPCHPSLFCVLSVAEVQGYRARLHFDGYPECYDFWVNADTWDVKPAGWCEKMGHKLLLPKGCKDGEFNWNMYVKNCRGQLAPKHLFKSLNTSVTPSGFRAGMKLEAVDKKNPYLICVASIAAAVDNRLLIHFDNWDDTYDYWCDASSPYIHPVGYCEEAELTLTTPAEYKHPRSFSWDKYMEETGTQAAPARAFKLRPCHGFQAGMKLEAVDKRNPMLIRVATIAEVEDHRLRIHFDGWSEEYDYWVDADCPDLHPVGWCQKTSHPLQHPSNGSTDMLVLPGQGCPTPGCNGVGHIRGPRYGTHYTGVSCPYSEMNLNREGQVPDRLSGERPMTLSGPHHRGRRPDPPPHTQTNSPTTPEQPEPADDSPQTSVTRGPTVDEGERSRCSSQSEPPGGSTEPVNDGAKAKR; this comes from the exons ATGCGCATTGCATCCACTATCCAGCTCAAAATAAGAGTTAAAACAGAAACGAG tgcaggaggaggagagcagggagagatgaCTGACACCCCGCCCAGCGATGGCCCCTCCCAGGGGGCAGAGTTTGACATGATGGGTGCTCTGGACTGGCAGGACGGCATCGCCACACTGCCCGGCAGCGACATCaag TTCCGTATGACAGAGTTTGGAACTTTGGAGATCGTGACAGAGCCAGAGGTCAAAGAGGCAGGGCCAACCCCCCAGAACCCTGCCCAGTCGAAAAGTCCCACCCCTCCACCAGAGGCCCAATCAGAGAGCAGTGCAGCCTCTTCTGCAGCCAAGG CTCAAGGCCCTGTGCTTCTGTCTCTAGAGGAGGGTCCCACTGTGGAGGAGCCGAGAGTGGAGGTTGGCCCCAGGGCGGAGGCGGAGGTTGGCCCCAGGGCGGAGGCGGAGGTTGGCCCCAGGGCGGAGGCGGAGGTTGGCCCCAGGGCGGAGGCGGAGGTTGGCCCCAGGGCGGAGGCGGAGGTTGGCCCCAGGGCGGAGGCGGAGGTTGGCCCCAGGGCGGAGGCGGGCCCCAGGGCGGAGGCGGGCCCCAGGGCGGAGGCGGGCCCCAGGGCGGAGGCGGGCCCCAGGGCGGAGGCCCCCAGGGCGGAGGCGGGCCCCAGGGCGGAGGCGGGCCCCAGGGCGGAGGCGGGCCCCAGGGCGGAGGCGGGCCCCAGGGCTGCGATGGCTAGCTGTAGGTCGTGTGGGGGCTCCGGTCCACTGGAGAGTTTCCTCCAGGGCAAATACTGCAGCTCCATTTGTGTCCAGCCCTCCAGTGGCAG GTCATCACccggagagcggagggagagagaggggggggaggtgGGACTGGGGAAACgagtgaggaagaagaggaagatctACATGGACTCTGGTGATGAAGACGAAGACaaccaggaggaggaagag GACAAGTCCAAGGCTGTCAAAGGGAGGAGAGCTGCTAAGCTGGCCAAGCTAG TGACAGCCCCACCCAATAAGAAGCGATCCTGGAGCTGGCCCTCCtacatggaggaggagaaggctaTAGCTGCCCCCCTTAAACTGTTCAAGGAG CACCAGTCGTTCCCTCAGAGCAGGAATGCCTTCAAAGTGGGGATGAAGTTAGAAGGACTGGACCCCtgtcacccctctctgttctgtGTGCTCAGTGTTGCTGAG gtccAGGGTTATAGGGCAAGGCTTCATTTCGACGGGTATCCAGAGTGCTATGACTTCTGGGTAAATGCTGACACCTGGGATGTAAAGCCGGCAGGCTGGTGTGAGAAGATGGGACACAAGCTGCTACTGCCGAAAG GTTGTAAGGATGGGGAGTTCAACTGGAACATGTATGTGAAGAACTGCAGAGGTCAGCTGGCCCCCAAACACCTCTTCAAGAGCCTCAACACG tcGGTGACTCCGTCAGGGTTCCGTGCGGGTATGAAGCTAGAGGCGGTGGATAAGAAGAACCCATATCTGATCTGCGTAGCGTCCATCGCGGCTGCTGTTGACAACAGACTCCTCATACACTTTGACAACTGGGACGACACCTATGACTACTGGTGTGATGCCAGCAGTCCCTACATCCACCCTGTAGGCTACTGTGAGGAGGCTGAGCTGACCCTCACCACCCCtgctg AGTATAAGCACCCGAGGAGTTTTTCCTGGGAtaaatacatggaggagactggcACACAGGCAGCCCCTGCACGTGCCTTCAAACTG CGTCCGTGCCATGGGTTCCAGGCTGGAATGAAGCTGGAAGCCGTCGATAAGAGGAATCCCATGCTCATCCGCGTAGCAACCATCGCAGAGGTGGAGGACCACCGACTGAGG aTCCATTTCGATGGCTGGAGTGAGGAGTATGACTACTGGGTGGATGCTgactgcccagacctgcaccctGTGGGCTGGTGTCAGAAGACTAGTCATCCCCTACAACACCCCTCCAATG GCTCCACTGATATGCTGGTCCTCCCAGGGCAGGGCTGTCCTACCCCAGGATGCAATGGGGTTGGTCACATCCGTGGACCGCGCTACGGAACCCACTACAC gggggtgagCTGTCCGTACTCGGAGATGAACCTGAACAGGGAGGGCCAGGTACCAGACCGTCTGAGTGGAGAACGACCTATGACCCTGAGTGGACCTCATCACCGTGGGCGACGCCCAGACCCTCCTCCACACACCCAGACAAACAGCCCCACCACACCGGAGCAGCCCGAGCCTGCAGACGACTCCCCTCAGACCAG TGTAACTAGGGGGCCGACTGTTGACGAGGGTGAACGATCCAGGTGCAGCAGTCAGAGTGAGCCACCAGGGGGCTCCACCGAGCCCGTCAACGACGGAGCCAAGGCCAAGAG GTGa